The genome window AAATCATAGTCCAAAAGTTTGCTGCCAGTCCACACATAAAAGTGGATATAGAAAATCCAGCCAAACCAACAATCATTATTTTCTTGCGATTTGCTCCATCAGAGATTGGTCCTGCTATTAAAGCAAAAATGGCATATCCCAAAGCATAACTGCTTACCAACCATCCTGACCAACTTATCGGTATGTGATAAGCACTTTGTAAAGTTGGGATTAGTGGCGATATTAAAAAAGTATCAGTACCAATAACAAACATTATTAAGAAAAAAGTAATAGATATTTTCTTATTCAAAACTGTCACTCCATTGTTCTATAGTTTAATGATTATCGAACTATATTGCAAAAAAACACCCTAGATTACAATGAATCTAGGAAACCAGGTAAATACTTCTCAAACGTGTCCAAATTTAATTTAACATACTTATTTCGAGTTTCTTTACGAGTTGATGTTAGTCCCGCCTCTCTTAGAGTTTTAAAATGGTATGAAGCTGTTGATTTTGTAATATTAATTTTTTCACCTACCTCTCCACAACTTAATTCTGTTTTTTGATCTCTAAGAATCCGGATAATTTCTAGTCGGGATTCATCAGCCAAAGCCTTAAATATTTGTACTTTAATTTGATCTTTATTTTTTTGTTCGATAATCATAAAACTATCATACATTTTATTGAAAAATATAGCAAGTTTGGTAAACTTACTAGTATACTATTATCACAAAATATAGCCTTTATTTCATTAAGATTTCAATACATCATTGATACGCAGGAGTTATTAGAAGAACTCAATAGTCATATGGCTTTTTAACCACTTGCATAGCTTGCAGAAATTGAAGTACCCCCTGTTATCGTAAATACAATAGAGCTACCTTGCCCCTTCAAAAAAAGTAAATATACACATTCATATTAAAATTATTATTTAAAATTTCTTTACATCCCCGCGAAGGTTTGATATGGTAAAAAACAATAAAATGCCACAAACAAATACATGCGATGATGAGAAGAGTACAATCATACAATTCTTCAAAGAGAGCTCCTGTTGGTGGAAAGGAGTAAGAATAATGGTTGGAAGCAAGCCTCTGAGCGGCACATCGGATCCATATGGGTGATGGTGTGACAGATGCTCCTGTTATCGAGCTAGGGTATATGTATGTTCTTCATACCGTACCTACAAAGGACAATATGGTAACATATTGTCAAACTGGGGTGGCACCACGGCGCGCAGCAACTCGTCCTCAAGACTAAATCTTGGGGGTGAGTTTTTTTATTATCCAATTTTGCATTTTAAGGAGGAAATAAATTGCGTATAAACAAGTTAGTGAAGTCGTGGAAATACCCTTCTATCTTATTATCAAGCATTGGTATTTCCAGTATTGGAGAATGGGTCTATTTTATAGCGCTAAATTTAATCGTTCTTGATAGGATGGGGGTACTTGCTGTTTCGGGGTTATATATACTTAGGGCTCTATCTGCATTTTTTACAAACTTTTGGTCCGGTAGTTTAATAGACCGATTGAATAAAAAGCATTTGATGGTTTTGCTGAACATATTCCAAGCAGTGTTCATTGCCTTATTGCCTTCCCTATCATCTCTTTCTGCCATTTATACAATCGTTTTTTTTATTAATGTAGCTAGTTCCATGTATGAACAAACGTCAGTACCGTACATTACCAAGTTAATTCCTCCAGATCAAAG of Niallia circulans contains these proteins:
- a CDS encoding ArsR/SmtB family transcription factor; translated protein: MYDSFMIIEQKNKDQIKVQIFKALADESRLEIIRILRDQKTELSCGEVGEKINITKSTASYHFKTLREAGLTSTRKETRNKYVKLNLDTFEKYLPGFLDSL